One stretch of Bacteroidota bacterium DNA includes these proteins:
- a CDS encoding phosphatidate cytidylyltransferase, with the protein MANKFTNLGSRVAVALVAIPFILFASYQGGLLFVLFVLMIGIAALIEFFTMAKGKGSNPQTAVAIIGLSALHLSFFHEQIQNFILPFFINSGGISLLMKLQLFLTSLFLFLTLVMLVELFRNKGSVFLNAGFTIFGVMYVGLFLASLTGIRELYGAEFPYHLAIQFFPNSSSLTDETIHATTYAWGGLTIISILVSIWMCDTMAYFGGLSMGKHKLFPRVSPNKSWEGAVWGFFGAVITMMIFQYYFLPYLKLHQAIIIGVIIGVFGQIGDLIESLLKRDAGVKDSSGLIPGHGGVFDRFDSLIFVSPMLYLYIDFVILS; encoded by the coding sequence ATGGCAAATAAATTTACTAATCTCGGATCCAGAGTAGCTGTGGCCCTCGTTGCTATTCCATTTATTCTTTTTGCAAGTTACCAGGGAGGATTGTTGTTTGTTCTTTTTGTCCTTATGATCGGTATCGCGGCATTAATCGAATTTTTTACGATGGCAAAAGGAAAAGGATCGAATCCCCAAACGGCGGTTGCGATTATCGGACTTTCGGCGCTGCATCTTTCATTCTTTCATGAACAGATTCAAAACTTCATTCTTCCTTTTTTTATTAACAGTGGAGGAATTTCGTTATTGATGAAATTGCAATTGTTTTTAACTTCTCTGTTCCTATTTCTAACGCTGGTTATGCTTGTTGAGCTCTTTCGGAACAAAGGATCGGTATTTTTGAATGCAGGATTTACGATCTTTGGTGTAATGTATGTCGGTCTATTTCTAGCATCATTAACCGGTATTCGCGAGCTCTATGGAGCCGAATTTCCATATCATCTTGCCATTCAATTTTTCCCCAATTCCTCATCCTTAACGGATGAAACGATTCATGCAACGACATACGCTTGGGGTGGATTGACGATTATTTCCATTCTCGTCTCTATTTGGATGTGTGATACCATGGCATATTTTGGCGGATTATCTATGGGCAAACACAAATTATTCCCTCGTGTCAGTCCAAATAAAAGCTGGGAAGGGGCAGTGTGGGGATTTTTTGGAGCTGTGATTACGATGATGATATTTCAATATTATTTTCTTCCATATTTGAAATTACACCAGGCAATCATCATTGGAGTGATCATCGGAGTGTTTGGACAGATCGGTGATTTGATAGAATCACTATTAAAGCGTGATGCCGGAGTAAAAGATTCTTCGGGATTGATTCCCGGTCACGGCGGCGTCTTCGATCGTTTTGACAGTTTAATATTTGTCTCCCCAATGTTGTATCTGTATATAGATTTTGTCATTCTTTCATAA
- a CDS encoding type II CAAX endopeptidase family protein has translation MNNITVQNESEIYQSQQTKYKPVGFAIVSLIGLFFLYQLVGGGITLLVLGGQVTMDNVLAARLATMISQVLFLLIPTILLAKRQHGKLSEVFRWRIPSFSEGFLAVLGMIALMQIGEMYLFFQNKIPIPEQLLPMIEAMKRAIEEAFKILINAQSLPELLFVVLVAAVTPALCEELMFRGLIQKNFSIGYGNTKGYIITGTIFAMYHMNPFWLLPLIALGVYFSFLQYRSQTLILPIIVHLINNSAATIGMYVYGNGDSTTPTMFMGEQSEPSTAMVLGTGMFFSIIFFLVIVQYIKVTNNVQHRLQIDEQTI, from the coding sequence ATGAACAACATCACGGTCCAAAATGAATCCGAGATTTATCAGTCGCAACAGACGAAATACAAACCTGTTGGATTTGCGATTGTTTCGTTGATCGGTTTGTTTTTCCTCTATCAATTGGTTGGCGGAGGAATAACATTATTGGTTCTTGGCGGTCAGGTGACAATGGACAATGTGTTAGCCGCGCGTCTTGCAACAATGATCTCCCAGGTGTTGTTTCTGCTGATCCCGACAATTCTCCTTGCAAAACGTCAACACGGAAAATTATCAGAAGTATTCCGATGGAGAATACCGTCATTCAGTGAAGGATTTCTTGCCGTGCTTGGAATGATCGCCTTAATGCAGATCGGTGAAATGTATCTCTTCTTTCAAAACAAAATTCCGATCCCGGAGCAATTGCTGCCGATGATTGAAGCGATGAAACGGGCAATTGAAGAAGCATTTAAAATATTAATCAACGCGCAATCGCTGCCGGAACTGCTGTTCGTTGTTCTTGTTGCAGCGGTGACCCCAGCACTGTGTGAAGAGTTGATGTTTCGCGGGTTGATTCAAAAAAATTTTTCGATTGGCTATGGAAACACAAAAGGATACATCATTACCGGAACGATTTTTGCGATGTATCATATGAATCCTTTTTGGCTTCTTCCGCTCATTGCATTAGGAGTCTATTTCAGTTTTCTGCAATATCGTTCACAGACATTGATACTACCAATCATCGTTCATCTGATCAACAATTCTGCAGCAACAATCGGAATGTATGTCTATGGCAATGGCGATTCAACGACACCGACCATGTTCATGGGAGAACAGTCAGAACCTTCCACTGCCATGGTTCTTGGAACTGGGATGTTCTTCAGTATTATTTTTTTCCTGGTGATTGTTCAGTACATTAAAGTTACCAACAACGTGCAGCATAGATTACAAATAGATGAGCAAACAATCTGA
- a CDS encoding DUF3108 domain-containing protein encodes MKINNIKKIYIGLLFHSLKKVIAASLFFSLISFSQKADNQKAFTVGEKLLFDVNYGIITAGYAEMSIPQMESVLGNSAYKVQFTVRSTPTFDFFFEVRDRYETYLDSTGIFPWRFEQHIKEGKFKRDYTAIFDQKNQKAKTDEGDFDIPIYVHDIMSAFYYARTIDYTNFKIGQRVHLQNFFKGKTNPLDIKYLGKQKITVDAGTFNCIIVEPLVKEGGLFKSEGRILIWLSDDERKIPVKVNTKVVIGSIDAELKEYSGLNGELKAKVR; translated from the coding sequence ATGAAAATAAATAATATTAAAAAAATATATATTGGGTTATTGTTTCATTCTCTGAAAAAGGTCATAGCAGCATCATTATTTTTTTCACTTATTAGTTTTTCACAAAAAGCGGACAATCAAAAAGCGTTCACGGTCGGCGAAAAATTATTGTTTGATGTAAACTATGGCATCATCACCGCCGGATATGCCGAAATGTCCATTCCGCAAATGGAGTCTGTTCTGGGGAACAGTGCGTACAAAGTCCAGTTTACTGTCCGTTCAACGCCGACATTTGATTTCTTTTTTGAAGTACGCGACCGCTATGAAACGTATCTCGATTCTACGGGAATATTTCCATGGCGATTTGAACAGCATATCAAAGAAGGAAAGTTCAAACGGGATTATACCGCGATCTTTGATCAGAAAAATCAAAAGGCGAAAACAGACGAAGGAGATTTTGATATCCCCATCTACGTGCATGATATTATGTCCGCTTTTTATTATGCGAGAACGATAGATTATACGAACTTCAAAATCGGTCAACGAGTTCATCTGCAAAATTTTTTCAAAGGGAAAACAAATCCTCTCGACATTAAATATCTCGGCAAACAAAAAATTACAGTGGATGCCGGCACATTCAATTGCATTATTGTTGAACCGCTGGTGAAAGAAGGGGGATTGTTCAAAAGTGAAGGACGAATATTAATCTGGCTTTCGGATGACGAGCGAAAAATTCCGGTGAAGGTCAATACGAAGGTGGTCATTGGTTCCATCGATGCGGAATTAAAAGAATATTCCGGACTAAACGGAGAACTGAAAGCAAAAGTACGATGA
- a CDS encoding glycosyltransferase family 9 protein yields MSTHSDSVKKILVVRTDRIGDVVLSLPMLPLLKKKYPNAAISVMVRPYTKELVENHSCVNEVILWDETKSISEYVALLKVKRFDIALLPYPRFNLALITFLSGIPLRAGTGYRWYSFLFNKRNYEHRKDAKRHEVDYNLNLLGMLGIESSTTPQFEFPISDAIQKKVSGIIAADGIKDFIVLHAGSGGSARDWSIEKFAQLGDAIQQKFGLRVVLTGGKNEMDLVQSLVSKMNSEPINYVGKFSLQELGALFSTASVFVSNSTGPLHIASIVGTPVVAFYPPIIQCSPQRWGPYTEKKRVFTANNEQCHLCKGGQCRSNVCMDQISVDQVITGIKELLHENK; encoded by the coding sequence ATGTCCACACACAGTGATTCGGTCAAGAAAATTCTTGTCGTGCGCACGGATCGTATAGGCGATGTTGTTCTTTCGCTTCCGATGCTTCCGCTTCTTAAAAAAAAATATCCCAACGCAGCAATTTCCGTTATGGTTCGTCCCTACACGAAAGAACTTGTTGAAAACCATTCGTGTGTGAACGAAGTGATCTTATGGGATGAAACAAAAAGCATTTCAGAATATGTTGCGTTGCTGAAAGTGAAGCGTTTTGATATTGCTCTATTGCCATACCCGCGTTTTAATCTTGCGTTGATTACATTCTTGTCCGGCATTCCGTTGCGGGCGGGAACGGGATATCGATGGTATTCGTTCTTATTCAACAAACGAAATTACGAGCATCGAAAAGATGCAAAGCGGCATGAAGTAGATTATAATTTGAATCTTTTAGGTATGCTGGGGATTGAATCCTCAACTACACCGCAATTCGAATTTCCAATTTCAGACGCCATTCAAAAAAAAGTAAGCGGCATTATCGCGGCAGATGGTATTAAAGACTTTATCGTTTTGCATGCTGGGAGCGGTGGTTCTGCCAGAGACTGGAGTATTGAAAAATTTGCTCAATTAGGCGATGCGATTCAGCAAAAATTTGGGCTCAGAGTTGTACTGACTGGTGGAAAGAACGAAATGGATTTGGTGCAATCGCTTGTCAGCAAAATGAACAGTGAACCAATTAATTATGTTGGGAAGTTTTCGCTTCAGGAATTAGGAGCATTGTTTAGTACGGCGAGCGTATTTGTTTCAAATTCAACGGGACCGCTTCACATTGCATCGATTGTAGGAACGCCGGTCGTCGCTTTTTATCCACCGATTATTCAATGTAGTCCTCAACGCTGGGGACCGTATACTGAAAAAAAGAGAGTTTTCACAGCGAATAACGAACAGTGTCACTTATGCAAAGGGGGACAGTGCCGATCGAATGTGTGCATGGATCAGATCAGTGTCGATCAGGTCATTACCGGGATTAAAGAATTATTACATGAAAATAAATAA
- a CDS encoding M15 family metallopeptidase yields MKQSLCVWISFVCISCGSTEPIKNPRLEIVDLLSIDSSFVLDIRYATDNNFTKRVLYPAAKAKLRREAAESLASVQRELKSKNLGLKIYDGYRPLSIQWKLWEVVPNEDFVANPKKGSKHNRGAAVDLTIVDSLGSELEMPTGYDDFTEKASHDFLNISESALQNRALLKDVMTRHGFLPIKSEWWHYDFHGWEQFDIMDEPL; encoded by the coding sequence ATGAAACAATCACTTTGTGTTTGGATATCATTCGTGTGCATCAGTTGTGGATCAACCGAACCGATAAAAAATCCCCGTCTCGAAATTGTTGATCTTCTCTCGATAGATTCATCTTTTGTTCTTGATATTCGGTATGCAACGGATAATAATTTTACCAAGAGAGTGTTGTATCCTGCAGCAAAAGCGAAGTTGAGGCGAGAAGCGGCGGAAAGTCTCGCATCCGTCCAGCGGGAACTGAAATCAAAAAATCTCGGCCTAAAAATTTATGACGGATATCGTCCTTTATCCATACAATGGAAACTGTGGGAAGTTGTTCCCAACGAAGATTTCGTCGCCAATCCCAAAAAAGGATCAAAACATAATCGCGGTGCAGCAGTGGATTTGACGATCGTCGATTCTCTCGGCAGTGAATTGGAAATGCCTACCGGATATGATGATTTTACAGAAAAAGCATCGCACGATTTTTTGAATATTTCCGAATCTGCATTACAAAACCGCGCTCTGTTAAAAGATGTCATGACCCGGCATGGATTTTTACCAATTAAGAGTGAATGGTGGCATTATGATTTTCACGGCTGGGAGCAATTTGATATTATGGATGAACCACTCTGA
- a CDS encoding NAD(P)/FAD-dependent oxidoreductase — MIKFDYDIIVVGAGPAGSTAARYAAAGGAKVLMLEKDRDVGYPVRCGEAVSHEGVSQFIKPDSKWIASTVTKFRLVAPNGNSVVPKLDGAGYVLERRIFDYELAKLAANEGVEVITKAYVYDLLREDGKIVGVKTLIKDQKMDIRAKIVIAADGVESRVGKWAGIDTTCHIRDMESCAQMTLSGIEVEEDVLDFYFGDNVSPGGYLWVFPKGKDTANVGLGLSVEAAKKKSAIKFLHEFVERKYPQAAMLTHIAGGVPCAKTNPVIVKDNVLLVGDAAHQVNPVSGGGIISGMIGGMIGGQVAAESILNGEVKHLLEYDKRWNKRLGWRHDVFYNIRNAIGSLNDAKYNNICDSALKLPVEKRTLGGIFRTALWNQPSMIIDVAKVFVS; from the coding sequence ATGATAAAATTTGATTACGATATTATTGTTGTTGGTGCGGGTCCGGCAGGTTCAACCGCTGCTCGGTATGCGGCAGCAGGCGGAGCAAAAGTATTGATGCTGGAAAAAGATCGTGATGTTGGTTATCCGGTACGGTGCGGCGAAGCTGTGAGCCATGAAGGGGTTTCGCAATTTATCAAACCGGATTCGAAATGGATCGCTTCGACAGTGACAAAATTTCGATTGGTTGCACCGAATGGAAACAGTGTTGTTCCAAAACTTGACGGTGCGGGTTATGTTCTTGAGCGACGAATTTTTGATTATGAACTGGCAAAGTTAGCGGCGAATGAAGGGGTGGAAGTAATCACGAAAGCATATGTTTACGATCTGCTTCGTGAAGACGGAAAAATTGTCGGCGTCAAGACACTGATCAAAGATCAAAAAATGGATATTCGTGCAAAGATTGTTATCGCTGCGGATGGAGTTGAATCGCGTGTGGGGAAATGGGCAGGTATTGATACGACATGTCACATCAGAGATATGGAAAGCTGCGCTCAGATGACTCTCTCGGGGATTGAAGTGGAAGAAGATGTGCTTGATTTTTATTTCGGTGACAATGTTTCTCCCGGTGGATACCTCTGGGTATTTCCGAAAGGAAAAGATACGGCAAATGTTGGACTTGGTCTCTCAGTTGAAGCGGCAAAGAAAAAATCTGCAATAAAATTTTTGCATGAATTCGTCGAACGAAAATATCCCCAAGCTGCTATGCTGACCCATATTGCAGGAGGTGTGCCGTGCGCAAAGACGAATCCTGTGATCGTAAAAGATAATGTTCTTCTTGTTGGAGATGCCGCGCATCAGGTCAATCCGGTTTCCGGTGGCGGTATCATTTCTGGAATGATCGGTGGAATGATAGGCGGACAGGTCGCTGCTGAATCGATTCTGAACGGTGAAGTGAAACACCTTCTTGAATATGATAAACGATGGAATAAGCGCCTCGGGTGGAGACATGATGTGTTCTATAATATCCGAAACGCCATCGGATCGTTGAATGACGCGAAATACAATAACATTTGTGATAGTGCTTTAAAACTTCCGGTCGAAAAACGGACACTGGGTGGAATATTCCGCACAGCGCTTTGGAACCAACCTTCAATGATCATTGATGTAGCGAAAGTGTTTGTTTCCTAA
- a CDS encoding 4Fe-4S binding protein: protein MPQTHLMIHIVPGKCDYCGCCVGVCPEDAIELMESKIAIIEDRCTNCRKCVWACPWEVIEFHRDGVGQLPKQTPQMINDAVAFS from the coding sequence ATGCCTCAGACTCATTTAATGATCCATATTGTACCGGGTAAGTGCGATTACTGTGGTTGCTGTGTGGGTGTTTGTCCGGAAGATGCGATCGAATTGATGGAATCGAAAATTGCAATCATCGAAGATCGCTGCACCAATTGCCGAAAATGTGTGTGGGCATGTCCTTGGGAAGTAATAGAATTTCATCGCGATGGCGTTGGACAACTTCCCAAGCAGACTCCACAAATGATTAATGATGCGGTGGCTTTTTCATGA
- a CDS encoding FKBP-type peptidyl-prolyl cis-trans isomerase: protein MQKSLIFFTLLLTLLISSCGRKIFMTKSGVNVEVITEGKGTSPKEGQMVTVHYTGWLTDSTKFDSSVDRGQPFKYQFGVGQVIQGWDDGVSTMKLGGKSRFTIPPELGYGRQGAGGVIPPNATLIFEVELLGIQ from the coding sequence ATGCAAAAAAGTCTCATATTTTTTACTCTTTTACTTACCCTTCTTATTTCATCCTGCGGAAGAAAAATTTTTATGACAAAATCAGGCGTTAACGTTGAAGTAATTACTGAAGGAAAAGGGACATCACCAAAAGAAGGTCAAATGGTGACTGTTCATTATACAGGTTGGCTGACGGACAGCACAAAATTTGACAGCTCGGTAGATAGAGGTCAACCGTTTAAATATCAATTTGGTGTCGGACAAGTTATTCAAGGATGGGATGACGGTGTTTCCACAATGAAATTGGGTGGAAAGAGCAGATTCACTATTCCTCCGGAACTTGGTTATGGAAGACAGGGAGCCGGGGGAGTGATTCCTCCGAATGCAACGCTGATATTTGAAGTAGAATTATTAGGAATTCAATAA
- a CDS encoding HU family DNA-binding protein: MGKAMSKSQIASHFADKFGMKKKAVTEFFEELSTLAYKEAANQFTIPGIGKLVLVDRKARIGRNPATGETIQIPAKKVVKFKVAKAAKDAILGKK, encoded by the coding sequence ATGGGAAAAGCAATGTCAAAATCGCAAATCGCGAGCCATTTTGCAGATAAATTTGGAATGAAAAAGAAAGCAGTAACAGAATTTTTTGAAGAATTGTCAACATTAGCATACAAAGAGGCAGCAAACCAATTCACAATTCCTGGTATTGGAAAATTAGTTCTTGTAGATCGCAAAGCTCGTATTGGCCGTAATCCGGCAACAGGCGAAACAATTCAAATTCCTGCAAAGAAAGTCGTGAAATTTAAAGTTGCAAAAGCAGCAAAAGATGCAATCCTTGGTAAAAAGTAA
- the obgE gene encoding GTPase ObgE: MFIDSAKIYVKSGKGGDGIIHWRREKFIPKGGPDGGNGGVGGDVIIRADKNINTLLDFRYHKKFVAKNGNVGEGSNKEGRSAEPIVVKIPVGTLIRNAETGELIVDITEDGEEFVIAKGGRGGKGNWVFRSPTNQAPRVCTPGDPGEEYHLELEMKLLADIGLVGFPNAGKSTLISTISAAKPKIADYPFTTLVPNLGMVYFQEGKSFVVADIPGLIEGAHEGKGLGIQFLKHIERTKALLYLIDCTSEDIKHDYKVLTHELKAFSKDLPKKKSIIAITKLDIADDELRKELKKLKFPKSVTVHFISAATNDGISDLVEAMWKLVLKGR; the protein is encoded by the coding sequence ATGTTTATAGACTCAGCAAAGATCTACGTTAAATCAGGCAAAGGGGGCGACGGTATCATCCACTGGCGCCGAGAAAAATTCATCCCCAAAGGGGGTCCGGATGGAGGCAATGGAGGTGTCGGAGGCGATGTGATTATCCGAGCTGACAAAAACATCAATACACTTCTCGACTTTCGATATCATAAAAAATTTGTTGCCAAAAATGGAAATGTGGGTGAAGGTTCAAATAAAGAAGGACGTTCAGCAGAACCAATCGTTGTAAAAATCCCGGTTGGTACGTTAATCCGTAATGCGGAAACCGGTGAGCTGATCGTGGACATAACCGAAGATGGCGAAGAATTTGTGATTGCAAAAGGAGGAAGAGGCGGAAAAGGAAACTGGGTGTTCCGCTCCCCTACAAACCAAGCTCCGCGTGTTTGCACTCCGGGTGATCCGGGTGAAGAATATCATCTTGAACTAGAGATGAAACTCCTCGCTGATATCGGCCTTGTCGGATTTCCGAATGCGGGAAAATCCACGTTGATTTCAACGATCTCCGCTGCAAAGCCAAAGATTGCTGATTACCCTTTTACAACACTTGTCCCAAATTTGGGAATGGTTTATTTTCAAGAGGGCAAAAGTTTTGTTGTTGCCGATATTCCGGGATTGATTGAAGGCGCCCATGAAGGGAAAGGATTGGGAATTCAATTCTTAAAACATATTGAGCGGACAAAAGCATTGCTCTATTTAATCGATTGCACAAGCGAAGATATTAAGCATGACTATAAAGTGCTAACACATGAATTAAAAGCATTTAGCAAAGACCTTCCCAAGAAGAAAAGTATCATAGCCATTACGAAGTTGGATATTGCAGATGATGAATTACGGAAAGAATTAAAGAAATTAAAATTTCCAAAAAGTGTTACTGTTCATTTTATCTCCGCTGCAACCAATGATGGGATCTCTGACCTTGTTGAAGCAATGTGGAAATTAGTCTTAAAAGGAAGATGA
- the ruvB gene encoding Holliday junction branch migration DNA helicase RuvB: protein MKQSRKSEHTATEPVNSEKEFENTLRPSAFDDFSGQQKIVDNLKIFIAAAKKRGESLDHVLLTGPPGLGKTTLSFIIANEMGTDIKITSGPVLDKPADLAGILTNLSEGDVLFIDEIHRVNAVVEEYLYSAMEDFRLDIMIDSGPSARSIQLSLPKFTLVGATTRAGLLTSPLRARFGITNRLDYYTPEVLFTIIVRSATILGIEIDKDGAMEIAKRSRGTPRISNRLLKRCRDFAEADVKLSHHKGIITKDVAQYALKALEVDEHGLDDMDKRLLRTIIEKYKGGPVGISTLAVAVGEEPGTIEEVYEPYLILEGFLQRTPRGREATELAYKHFGKQKTSPKQDSLF from the coding sequence ATGAAGCAAAGTCGAAAGTCTGAACATACCGCAACTGAACCTGTCAATTCTGAAAAAGAATTTGAAAACACACTCCGCCCCTCTGCGTTCGACGATTTTTCGGGACAACAAAAGATTGTTGATAATCTGAAGATCTTTATCGCCGCTGCAAAAAAACGGGGGGAATCGCTTGATCACGTTCTTCTGACCGGACCTCCGGGACTCGGCAAAACGACACTCTCGTTTATTATTGCGAACGAAATGGGAACGGACATTAAGATCACTTCCGGTCCTGTGCTTGATAAACCGGCTGACCTTGCCGGTATCCTTACGAATCTCAGCGAAGGTGATGTGCTCTTTATTGACGAAATCCATCGTGTGAATGCTGTCGTGGAGGAATATCTCTATTCAGCAATGGAAGATTTTCGATTGGATATCATGATCGATTCCGGGCCGAGCGCGCGCAGCATTCAATTGTCGCTTCCCAAATTTACTCTTGTTGGTGCCACAACACGCGCCGGGTTGCTTACCTCTCCCCTTCGTGCACGATTCGGTATCACCAATCGGTTGGATTATTACACACCAGAAGTGCTCTTCACAATCATTGTTCGATCCGCAACAATTCTTGGCATCGAAATCGACAAGGATGGCGCCATGGAGATCGCTAAACGATCTCGCGGAACACCACGTATCTCAAATCGTTTATTAAAACGGTGTCGAGATTTTGCTGAAGCCGATGTAAAACTTTCGCATCATAAAGGGATCATCACCAAAGATGTGGCACAATATGCATTAAAAGCCCTTGAAGTTGATGAACACGGTCTGGACGATATGGACAAGCGACTTCTTCGCACGATTATCGAAAAATACAAGGGTGGGCCAGTCGGCATTTCCACGCTTGCTGTTGCCGTAGGAGAAGAACCAGGCACAATTGAAGAAGTCTATGAGCCATATTTGATTTTGGAAGGATTCCTCCAACGCACTCCACGCGGCAGAGAAGCAACGGAATTAGCCTATAAGCATTTCGGTAAACAAAAAACTTCTCCAAAACAAGATTCCCTCTTTTAA
- a CDS encoding DNA-3-methyladenine glycosylase encodes MRKLPRRFYIRDTSTVAKELLGKTLVRNLGKKTLTATIVETEAYLFDDPASHSFRGITERTKVMFGEGGFLYVYFTYGMHYCANVVTYKKGIGEAVLIRAVEPIEGLDIMIKNRKLKVGRHLLGDDQLHRLTNGPAKLAQAFGLTTKHSGIDLTGDDIYISNEKNIPQSDIVITKRIGISVAKEENLRFYIKGNAWVSKK; translated from the coding sequence ATGCGGAAACTCCCCCGTCGATTTTATATCCGTGACACCAGCACTGTTGCAAAAGAACTCCTCGGAAAAACCCTTGTCCGAAACCTCGGGAAGAAAACTCTTACTGCGACCATCGTTGAAACTGAGGCTTATCTGTTTGATGATCCTGCGTCTCATTCCTTTCGAGGTATAACGGAACGGACAAAAGTGATGTTTGGTGAAGGTGGATTTCTCTATGTCTATTTTACTTATGGAATGCATTACTGTGCTAATGTTGTGACCTATAAAAAAGGAATTGGCGAAGCGGTATTGATTCGTGCTGTAGAACCAATCGAAGGGCTAGACATTATGATAAAAAATCGAAAGCTTAAAGTTGGCCGTCACCTTTTAGGTGATGATCAACTACATAGATTGACTAATGGCCCTGCAAAATTAGCTCAAGCGTTTGGATTGACAACGAAACATTCAGGAATAGATCTCACCGGTGATGACATCTATATTTCGAACGAAAAAAATATCCCGCAATCAGACATTGTCATAACAAAAAGGATTGGGATCAGCGTGGCTAAGGAAGAGAATCTGCGGTTTTATATTAAGGGTAATGCCTGGGTCTCTAAAAAGTAA
- a CDS encoding carbohydrate-binding family 9-like protein translates to MSSEKIIHCHRSDFISIDEIDESSFAHIDVSEPLNLADGSEPPQSIATRVGMEWNDNSLLVYFRGRFEELRCASAEENHNNNTKTDRLWELSDVYEVFIGVNAKDTKRYKEFQVSPDSRWMDSDVNRQVGVSNHYWYSGMRCRSIIDNDLKIWTSILELPWNCFGMNKRNEDIWNINFYRASGKHHGDELLAWSATGYGEKCFHRPEHFGTIEFSHE, encoded by the coding sequence ATGTCATCAGAAAAAATAATTCATTGCCACCGTTCCGATTTTATTTCGATTGATGAGATCGATGAATCCTCATTTGCTCATATCGATGTCAGCGAACCACTGAATCTTGCCGATGGTTCAGAACCTCCTCAATCTATTGCTACGCGAGTTGGTATGGAGTGGAATGACAATTCATTGTTAGTCTATTTTCGCGGAAGGTTCGAGGAACTTCGTTGTGCTTCTGCGGAAGAAAATCACAATAACAATACCAAAACAGATCGGCTGTGGGAATTATCTGATGTCTATGAAGTATTTATTGGTGTAAATGCTAAAGACACAAAGCGATATAAAGAATTTCAAGTCTCACCGGACTCGCGTTGGATGGATAGCGATGTGAATAGACAAGTAGGAGTCTCGAACCATTATTGGTATTCCGGAATGCGCTGTCGGTCTATTATTGATAATGATTTGAAGATATGGACTTCCATTTTGGAGCTTCCCTGGAATTGTTTTGGGATGAATAAGCGAAACGAAGATATCTGGAATATAAATTTTTATCGGGCTTCAGGAAAACATCACGGTGATGAATTACTGGCATGGTCAGCCACTGGCTACGGAGAAAAATGCTTCCATCGTCCGGAACATTTTGGAACGATTGAATTTTCGCATGAATAA